In the Sarcophilus harrisii chromosome 3, mSarHar1.11, whole genome shotgun sequence genome, one interval contains:
- the ARFIP2 gene encoding arfaptin-2 encodes MTDGILGKAATMEIPIHGNGEAGRLPEDDGLEQDLQQVMVSGPNLNETSIVSGGYGGSADGLIPTGPGRQQPHSATPAGPGDEVARGIAGEKFDIVKKWGINTYKCTKQLLSERFGRGSRTVDLELELQIELLRDTKRKYESILQLGRALTAHLYSLLQTQHALGDAFADLSQKSPELQEEFGYNAETQKLLCKNGETLLGAVNFFVSSINTLVTKTMEDTLMTVKQYEAARLEYDAYRTDLEELSLGPRDAGTLGRLESAQATFQTHREKYEKLRGDVAIKLKFLEENKIKVMHKQLLLFHNAVSAYFAGNQQQLEQTLQQFNIKLRPPGSEKPSWLEEQ; translated from the exons ATGACTGACGGGATCCTGGGGAAGGCGGCCACCATGGAGATCCCCATTCACGGTAACGGCGAGGCCGGGCGGCTTCCTGAAGATGACGGGCTGGAGCAG GACTTACAGCAGGTGATGGTGTCTGGACCCAACCTCAACGAGACAAGCATTGTGTCAGGAGGCTATGGGGGCTCGGCCGACGGCCTTATCCCCACAG GGCCTGGCCGGCAGCAGCCCCACAGTGCAACCCCTGCTGGCCCTGGTGACGAGGTGGCCCGGGGCATTGCTGGGGAGAAGTTTGACATTGTCAAGAAGTGGGGCATCAACACCTACAAG TGTACAAAGCAGCTGCTGTCCGAGAGGTTTGGCCGAGGATCGCGCACTGTGGACCTAGAGTTGGAGCTGCAGATTGAGCTGCTGCGGGACACAAAGCGCAAGTATGAGAGCATTCTTCAGTTGGGTCGGGCACTCACTGCTCACCTCTATAGCCTGCTTCAGACTCAGCATGCCCTGGGTGATGCCTTCGCTGACCTCAGCCAGAAGTCCCCTGAGCTCCAG GAGGAATTTGGTTATAATGCAGAAACACAGAAGCTGCTGTGTAAAAATGGGGAGACCCTGTTGGGGGCTGTCAACTTTTTTGTGTCCAGCATCAACACCCTGGTCACCAAAACCATGGAGGACACTCTTATGACTGTCAAGCAATATGAAGCTGCCAG ACTGGAATATGATGCATACCGCACAGACTTGGAGGAACTGAGCTTGGGTCCACGGGATGCTGGGACCCTAGGCCGACTTGAAAGTGCCCAAGCTACATTCCAGACACATCGTGAGAAGTATGAGAAACTTCGTGGGGACGTGGCTATCAAGCTCAAATTTCTGGAGGAAAACAAG ATCAAGGTGATGCACAAACAGCTGCTGCTTTTCCACAATGCCGTGTCCGCTTACTTCGCTGGGAACCAACAGCAACTTGAACAGACCCTGCAGCAGTTCAACATCAAGCTTCGGCCCCCAGGCTCTGAGAAACCCTCCTGGCTGGAGGAGCAGTGA
- the TIMM10B gene encoding mitochondrial import inner membrane translocase subunit Tim10 B, with protein sequence MESQQPPPPPPPPPPPQQQQQVQQQQLRNLRDFLLVYNRMTELCFQRCVPSLHHRALDAEEEACLDSCAGKLVHSNHRLMAAYVQLMPALVQRRIADYEASAALAETAEAPSSPGAGQPGTPGPGS encoded by the exons ATGGAGTCGCAGCAgccgccgcccccgccgccgccgccgccgccgccgcagcagcagcagcaggtgcagcagcagcagctgagAAAC CTTCGGGACTTCCTGTTGGTCTACAACCGGATGACGGAACTCTGCTTTCAGCGCTGCGTGCCCAGCTTGCACCACCGAGCCCTGGACGCCGAAGAG GAGGCCTGCCTGGACAGCTGTGCGGGAAAGCTGGTCCATTCCAACCACCGCTTAATGGCTGCCTACGTACAGCTGATGCCTGCCCTGGTGCAGCGCCGCATCGCCGACTATGAGGCCAGTGCCGCCCTGGCAGAGACGGCCGAGGCGCCCTCCAGCCCTGGGGCCGGCCAGCCTGGGACTCCAGGCCCCGGAAGCTAG